From Gammaproteobacteria bacterium, one genomic window encodes:
- a CDS encoding PPM family protein phosphatase, which produces MSRVQRIHGRFEVAAMTDRGNVRASNEDGFLVDPYIGLIIVADGMAGQGNREGSGIEATDLAIKSIYNYLSQDKTAPPPPSPPLTSDETILCGNDAHKSHGIMERDRRTISPLERTKEAVAYANTQIYLLNRACGRPDRMGIGATLVGLYWPSSAEGRAIVFHVGKNRIYRLRDNVLHHLTHDHSAAQKWVDNGMRGLAPANNSLLRAVGPTANVNADISTYMLLPGDVILLCTDGLNTMVTDRDIKIVLHQVATRMITVEQGTMEMIEMAKRNGGKDNITVALGIL; this is translated from the coding sequence ATGTGCGTGCATCCAACGAGGATGGCTTTCTGGTAGATCCGTATATAGGATTGATAATTGTTGCCGATGGCATGGCTGGGCAAGGAAATCGAGAAGGAAGTGGTATTGAGGCCACAGACCTAGCCATTAAAAGTATTTATAATTATCTTTCTCAAGATAAAACAGCACCGCCGCCGCCATCGCCGCCATTAACATCCGACGAGACCATCCTTTGCGGCAATGATGCACATAAATCACACGGAATAATGGAGCGTGACAGGCGTACAATTTCACCGCTGGAACGAACAAAAGAGGCGGTTGCTTATGCAAATACTCAAATTTACTTACTGAATCGTGCATGTGGACGACCTGATCGTATGGGAATCGGGGCTACCTTGGTCGGATTGTATTGGCCATCTTCCGCTGAAGGGCGGGCAATTGTTTTTCACGTAGGAAAAAATCGAATTTACCGACTCCGTGATAATGTATTACACCATCTGACTCATGACCACAGCGCAGCGCAAAAGTGGGTTGATAATGGTATGCGAGGATTGGCTCCTGCTAATAATTCTCTGCTCCGCGCCGTTGGCCCCACTGCGAACGTGAATGCCGATATTTCGACTTACATGTTGTTACCAGGCGATGTTATTCTGTTATGTACCGACGGGCTGAACACTATGGTGACGGATCGCGACATAAAAATCGTCCTCCATCAGGTAGCGACAAGAATGATAACCGTTGAACAGGGAACAATGGAAATGATCGAAATGGCTAAAAGGAATGGAGGTAAAGATAATATTACTGTTGCTTTAGGAATACTTTAA